In one Umezawaea sp. Da 62-37 genomic region, the following are encoded:
- a CDS encoding NAD(P)-dependent oxidoreductase encodes MRVLVAGATGLVGSALLPLLRARGHHVTALVRDGSPTVEADGIVVADALDPVAVRLALRAARADVVVHQLTALRRMSADAVEATARLRTEGTANLITAAREAGTGKLVVQSVAFATAPVGGPVLDEDAPLHLDAPDPSWARTVQAVAELERLVLGTPDIAGTILRYGTLFGARTQYDPEGAFGARVGRGRLPMPENAVGVTSFLHVHDAAAAALSAVDGDATGVFNIADDDPAEGSTWLPEYARMLGAPAPRVLDAEMARKVLGWFTNHQLTAMRGASSDRARERLGWKPAVSWRRGLASG; translated from the coding sequence GTGCGGGTGCTCGTCGCCGGTGCGACCGGACTGGTCGGCAGCGCGCTGCTGCCGTTGCTGCGGGCCAGGGGCCACCACGTGACCGCGCTGGTGCGCGACGGGTCGCCTACGGTGGAGGCGGACGGGATCGTGGTGGCCGACGCCCTGGACCCGGTGGCGGTGCGGCTCGCGCTGCGCGCCGCCCGCGCGGACGTGGTGGTGCACCAGCTGACCGCGTTGCGGCGGATGAGCGCGGACGCCGTGGAGGCCACCGCCCGGCTGCGCACCGAGGGCACGGCCAACCTCATCACCGCGGCCAGGGAGGCGGGCACGGGGAAGCTGGTGGTGCAGAGCGTCGCGTTCGCCACCGCACCGGTCGGCGGGCCCGTGCTCGACGAGGACGCGCCGCTGCACCTGGACGCGCCGGACCCGTCGTGGGCGCGGACCGTGCAGGCCGTGGCCGAGCTGGAACGGCTGGTGCTGGGCACTCCTGACATCGCGGGCACGATCCTGCGCTACGGCACCCTGTTCGGCGCCCGGACGCAGTACGACCCGGAGGGCGCGTTCGGCGCCAGGGTCGGCCGCGGCAGGCTGCCGATGCCGGAGAACGCGGTCGGCGTGACGTCGTTCCTGCACGTCCACGACGCCGCGGCGGCCGCTCTGTCCGCTGTGGACGGTGACGCCACCGGGGTGTTCAACATCGCCGACGACGACCCGGCCGAGGGGTCGACGTGGCTGCCGGAGTACGCGCGGATGCTGGGCGCCCCCGCTCCGCGCGTCCTGGACGCCGAGATGGCCCGGAAGGTGCTGGGGTGGTTCACCAACCACCAGCTGACCGCGATGCGCGGCGCGAGTTCCGACCGGGCCCGCGAGCGGCTGGGCTGGAAGCCGGCGGTGTCGTGGCGGCGCGGGCTGGCCTCCGGATGA
- a CDS encoding flavodoxin family protein, translating into MRGPTDPVLLVVASHDGRGHTGRLADAVRKGAGEVEGTDVVAVAVDEIAPEQWFLLDDADAVIFGAPTYMGSASAAFHRFAEASSRRWLTRRWQDKLAAGFTNSGAKAGDKSGTLGYLTTFAAQHGMVWVNLGLRSGWNSTKGSEDDLNRLGFSHGVAAQSNTDEGPERMHQADLATAEYLGKRVATYARIVAEGKKALGG; encoded by the coding sequence TTGAGAGGTCCGACGGATCCGGTGCTGCTGGTCGTGGCCAGCCACGACGGACGGGGGCACACCGGGAGGCTCGCCGACGCGGTCCGCAAGGGCGCGGGCGAGGTCGAGGGCACCGACGTGGTGGCCGTCGCGGTCGACGAGATAGCCCCTGAGCAGTGGTTCCTGCTCGACGACGCGGACGCGGTCATCTTCGGCGCACCGACCTACATGGGGTCGGCGTCGGCGGCGTTCCACCGGTTCGCGGAGGCCAGCAGCAGGCGGTGGCTGACCCGCCGGTGGCAGGACAAGCTCGCCGCGGGGTTCACCAACTCCGGCGCCAAGGCCGGCGACAAGTCCGGCACGCTCGGGTACCTGACCACATTCGCGGCCCAGCACGGAATGGTGTGGGTCAACCTCGGCCTGCGATCGGGCTGGAACTCGACGAAGGGCAGCGAGGACGACCTCAACCGACTGGGCTTTTCACACGGGGTCGCCGCGCAGTCCAACACCGACGAAGGCCCGGAGCGGATGCACCAGGCGGATCTGGCCACCGCGGAGTACCTGGGGAAAAGGGTCGCGACCTACGCGCGGATCGTGGCCGAGGGAAAGAAGGCGTTGGGCGGGTGA
- a CDS encoding beta-ketoacyl-[acyl-carrier-protein] synthase family protein, producing MPTGEVVVTGFGVRTAFGRGADAIRRGVFGGVPPFAPTGRFDTGPYRTPFAATTGGDKPDALRDVLGECADEAVEMAGFTAGEDTAVLVGTAGDFAALTRFRRGEAGVEVADTVPARLADLLATRLGATGQRLAFTNACVASATAIVHACQQIASGRLESAVCAGAYLVEEENFAKFDSGRALSRGGVIRPFSADRDGLLLGDGAAAVVLESASAARRRGARPLAIVAGWGAASDAHHIARPHPEGAGLAAAATRALRRAGDPDGLRVDYVNAHGTATKHNDPAETRGLRAVFGTRADRVPVSSTKGTTGHLLEAAGVVEFVITLLALTDGVLPPTANFTGPDPDCDLDVVPNRRRGADVRRALSVNAAFGGANTALVLERP from the coding sequence GTGCCGACGGGTGAGGTCGTGGTGACCGGGTTCGGGGTGCGGACGGCGTTCGGCCGCGGCGCCGACGCGATCCGCCGCGGCGTCTTCGGCGGTGTGCCGCCGTTCGCGCCCACCGGCCGGTTCGACACCGGCCCGTACCGGACCCCGTTCGCCGCCACCACCGGGGGCGACAAGCCCGACGCGCTGCGGGACGTGCTCGGCGAGTGCGCCGACGAGGCCGTGGAGATGGCCGGGTTCACCGCGGGCGAGGACACCGCGGTGCTGGTCGGCACGGCGGGCGACTTCGCCGCGCTGACCCGGTTCCGGCGCGGCGAGGCCGGTGTCGAGGTGGCCGACACGGTGCCCGCCCGGCTGGCCGACCTGCTCGCCACCAGGCTCGGCGCGACGGGGCAGCGGCTGGCGTTCACCAACGCCTGCGTCGCCTCCGCGACCGCGATCGTCCACGCCTGCCAGCAGATCGCGTCCGGCAGGCTGGAGTCGGCCGTGTGCGCGGGCGCGTACCTGGTGGAGGAGGAGAACTTCGCCAAGTTCGACTCGGGCAGGGCCCTGTCGCGCGGCGGCGTGATCCGGCCGTTCAGCGCGGACCGCGACGGACTGCTGCTCGGCGACGGCGCTGCCGCCGTCGTGCTGGAATCCGCCTCGGCCGCGAGGCGCCGCGGCGCACGGCCGTTGGCCATCGTGGCTGGCTGGGGCGCGGCCTCCGACGCGCACCACATCGCCCGGCCGCACCCGGAGGGCGCCGGACTGGCCGCCGCCGCCACGCGGGCGCTGCGCCGCGCGGGCGACCCGGACGGGCTGCGGGTCGACTACGTGAACGCGCACGGCACGGCGACCAAGCACAACGACCCGGCCGAGACCCGCGGGCTGCGCGCGGTGTTCGGCACGCGCGCCGACCGGGTCCCGGTCAGCTCCACCAAGGGCACGACCGGCCACCTGCTGGAGGCCGCCGGGGTCGTCGAGTTCGTGATCACGCTGCTGGCGCTCACCGACGGCGTCCTGCCGCCGACCGCGAACTTCACCGGACCCGACCCCGACTGCGACCTCGACGTGGTGCCCAACCGGCGGCGCGGCGCCGACGTGCGGCGGGCGCTGAGCGTCAACGCGGCGTTCGGCGGGGCCAACACCGCACTCGTGCTGGAGCGACCTTGA
- a CDS encoding FAD/NAD(P)-binding protein translates to MSAGTPLRVCLVGAGPRGTSVLERLCANADGRPVEVHVVDPFPPGPGGVWRTHQSDHLLMNTVASQISLYTDDSVPCEGPVVPGPSLYEWARLVVAGDVGCAEPVSSQASSLGPDDYPTRAFYGRYLDWVFRRLVATAPGSITISVHAGTAVAVDDAADGTQTVALLDGSRLTGLDAVVLALGHGPLARGREQDENRRFARRHRLAHVEPANPADVDLGAIAPGTAVAVRGVGLNFFDYLALLTIGRGGRFHRGPGGLRYEPSGLEPVLHAGSRRGIPYHARGENQKGAHGRHHPFFLTEEVIAGLRARAGSGDPAGFREAVWPLVDREVRAVYYGILVRAASGDLDSDSFTRSFVAGDPADDDVLLDKYGVPAERRWDWALVERPQGDRVFGGREEFRDWLLDHLRHDVRQAGMGNLSSPLKAALDVLRDLRNEIRLVVDHGGISGDSYRDELEGWYSPLNAFTSIGPPARRIEEMIALVEAGVLHVVGPGIRIRRSTADGVFLADSTEVPGPPVRCRALVEARLPDIDVRRSANPLLRYLLTTGRSRPYRVGGYESGGLAVTGRPYRLVDRTGAAHPARFAFGVPTEGVHWVTAAGIRPGVGSVTLEDADAIARAVLTTRIPYRSATA, encoded by the coding sequence ATGAGCGCCGGGACGCCCCTGCGGGTCTGCCTGGTCGGGGCGGGCCCGCGGGGCACCTCGGTGCTGGAACGCCTGTGCGCCAACGCCGACGGCCGCCCGGTGGAGGTGCACGTGGTCGACCCGTTCCCGCCGGGGCCGGGCGGCGTCTGGCGCACCCACCAGTCCGACCACCTGCTGATGAACACCGTGGCCTCCCAGATCAGCCTCTACACCGACGACAGCGTGCCCTGCGAGGGTCCCGTGGTGCCGGGCCCGAGCCTGTACGAGTGGGCCCGGCTGGTGGTCGCCGGTGACGTCGGGTGCGCGGAACCCGTGTCCTCCCAGGCTTCCTCGCTCGGCCCGGACGACTACCCCACCAGGGCGTTCTACGGGCGGTACCTGGACTGGGTGTTCCGGCGGCTGGTCGCGACCGCCCCGGGGTCGATCACGATCTCGGTGCACGCGGGCACGGCGGTGGCCGTCGACGACGCCGCGGACGGCACGCAGACCGTGGCGCTGCTGGACGGCTCGCGCCTCACCGGCCTGGACGCGGTCGTGCTGGCGCTGGGCCACGGCCCGCTCGCCCGCGGCCGCGAGCAGGACGAGAACCGGCGGTTCGCCCGGCGGCACCGGCTCGCCCACGTCGAGCCCGCCAACCCCGCGGACGTCGACCTGGGCGCGATCGCGCCCGGCACGGCGGTCGCGGTCCGCGGCGTCGGGCTCAACTTCTTCGACTACCTGGCGCTGCTCACCATCGGCCGCGGCGGGCGGTTCCACCGCGGCCCCGGCGGTCTGCGCTACGAGCCGTCGGGGCTGGAACCCGTGCTGCACGCGGGATCCCGGCGCGGCATCCCCTACCACGCGCGCGGCGAGAACCAGAAGGGCGCGCACGGCAGGCACCACCCGTTCTTCCTCACCGAGGAGGTGATCGCGGGGCTGCGCGCGCGGGCCGGGTCCGGCGATCCGGCGGGTTTCCGCGAAGCCGTGTGGCCGCTGGTGGACCGCGAGGTCCGGGCGGTCTACTACGGGATCCTGGTCAGGGCGGCGAGCGGCGACCTGGACTCGGACTCGTTCACCCGGTCCTTCGTGGCGGGTGATCCCGCGGACGACGACGTCCTGCTGGACAAGTACGGCGTCCCGGCGGAGCGGCGGTGGGACTGGGCGCTGGTCGAACGGCCGCAGGGCGACCGCGTGTTCGGCGGGCGCGAGGAGTTCCGGGACTGGCTGCTCGACCACCTGCGCCACGACGTGCGGCAGGCCGGGATGGGCAACCTGTCCAGTCCGCTCAAGGCCGCGCTCGACGTGCTGCGCGACCTGCGCAACGAGATCCGGCTCGTGGTCGACCACGGCGGCATCAGCGGCGACTCCTACCGCGACGAACTGGAGGGCTGGTACAGCCCGCTCAACGCGTTCACCTCGATCGGCCCGCCCGCGCGGCGGATCGAGGAGATGATCGCGCTGGTGGAGGCGGGCGTGCTGCACGTGGTGGGGCCGGGGATCAGGATCCGCCGGTCGACCGCCGACGGCGTGTTCCTGGCGGACTCCACCGAGGTCCCCGGCCCTCCCGTGCGCTGCCGCGCGCTCGTGGAGGCCCGGTTGCCCGACATCGACGTGCGGCGCAGCGCGAACCCGCTGCTGCGCTACCTGCTCACCACCGGCCGGTCGCGGCCCTACCGCGTCGGGGGCTACGAGAGCGGCGGCCTCGCCGTGACCGGGCGCCCGTACCGACTGGTCGACCGCACCGGTGCCGCGCACCCCGCGCGGTTCGCGTTCGGCGTGCCCACCGAGGGCGTGCACTGGGTGACGGCGGCGGGCATCCGCCCCGGCGTCGGATCGGTCACGTTGGAGGACGCCGACGCCATCGCCCGTGCCGTGCTCACCACCCGCATCCCGTACAGGAGCGCCACAGCATGA
- a CDS encoding acyl carrier protein, with protein sequence MPTLENEIRDFILTTVTKDMNHPIDDAEVGVASPLGSGGIDLDSLSLIELTMRLERRFNVQFPETDIEPLGAMTLGELAADVAGRGATA encoded by the coding sequence ATGCCGACGCTCGAGAACGAGATCCGCGATTTCATCCTCACCACCGTCACCAAGGACATGAACCACCCGATCGACGACGCCGAGGTCGGGGTGGCGAGCCCGCTGGGCAGCGGCGGGATCGACCTCGACTCGCTGAGCCTGATCGAGCTGACCATGCGGCTGGAGCGGCGCTTCAACGTGCAGTTCCCGGAGACCGACATCGAACCGCTCGGCGCGATGACGCTGGGCGAGCTGGCGGCCGACGTGGCCGGGAGGGGCGCGACAGCATGA
- a CDS encoding beta-ketoacyl synthase N-terminal-like domain-containing protein gives MTTATTADPLPGFIESTFSPLVNAVAHRCLVERPGDGARTAVVLGSVVGDSTTTDLASTLMVGGQVGNPLLFMQATPNAVLGYLSKEFGITGPLVALSATSDLGSALLDAAAVLLDDPELDRVLVVGVELAGNDRTTAALRELDAPPPAEDFAVALVVDRDTPPAEPGGHDLRQLATHDKGSTP, from the coding sequence TTGACGACCGCGACCACCGCAGACCCGTTGCCCGGCTTCATCGAGTCCACGTTCAGCCCGCTGGTGAACGCCGTCGCGCACCGCTGCCTGGTCGAGCGGCCGGGCGACGGTGCGCGGACCGCGGTCGTGCTCGGCAGCGTCGTCGGCGACTCGACCACGACGGACCTGGCCAGCACGCTGATGGTCGGTGGGCAGGTGGGCAACCCGCTGCTGTTCATGCAGGCCACCCCGAACGCCGTCCTCGGCTACCTCAGCAAGGAGTTCGGGATCACCGGGCCGCTGGTGGCGCTGTCCGCGACCTCCGACCTCGGCTCCGCGCTGCTCGACGCCGCGGCCGTGCTGCTCGACGACCCGGAACTCGACCGGGTGCTCGTCGTCGGCGTCGAACTGGCCGGGAACGACCGCACCACCGCGGCGCTGCGCGAACTGGACGCACCACCACCCGCCGAGGACTTCGCGGTCGCACTGGTCGTCGACCGCGACACCCCGCCCGCCGAGCCGGGCGGACACGACCTCCGACAGCTGGCCACCCACGACAAGGGGTCGACACCATGA
- a CDS encoding fatty acid--CoA ligase family protein, whose amino-acid sequence MRALLDELFDAHPGDLPYLVHDERVVDRAEVRASVAAEAKVFSGFGIADGSTVLVQVPSSRTQVEVVFALWSLGAQVMLADHRLAPAEVEALRGLCRPQFTVRATAGGRFAMAFQPTYELVTKYHRDGGRATTDHRLVQFSSGSTGLPKVIGRTPASLAAEVERFTRLDRMPAAGERVLLLSSTAHSFGLVAGLLHSLAAGVALVFTPRLSAKDVLATAEKHDVHAIFGTPFHYELLTTAKSAPALPSLRAAVSGGELMPDGVAEAFRERFGVGLGDSYGTTETGVVAMDVSGDLRPAAGRPVPGISLRIRDGDLEVAMPDGTPYLFESGDHATADGHPVEDRYVDGWLRTHDRASQDGNGAVRLLGRSDSLVVIGGLKIDLVEVESVLRQHPRVTDVVVVHAESIEAYVSAGDDGPGAGELTGWCRDRLAAYKVPRLIRVLPALPRTSNGKLIRRTQTLRAAVPKPS is encoded by the coding sequence GTGCGGGCCCTCCTCGACGAGCTGTTCGACGCCCATCCCGGCGACCTGCCCTACCTCGTGCACGACGAGCGCGTCGTGGACCGGGCCGAGGTCCGCGCGTCCGTCGCCGCCGAGGCGAAGGTCTTCAGCGGGTTCGGCATCGCGGACGGGTCGACGGTCCTGGTGCAGGTGCCGTCCAGCCGCACCCAGGTCGAGGTGGTGTTCGCCCTGTGGTCGTTGGGCGCGCAGGTGATGCTGGCCGACCACCGGCTGGCGCCCGCCGAGGTCGAGGCGCTGCGCGGGCTGTGCCGCCCGCAGTTCACCGTCCGGGCCACGGCGGGCGGCCGGTTCGCGATGGCGTTCCAGCCGACCTACGAGCTGGTCACGAAGTACCACCGCGACGGCGGGCGGGCCACGACCGACCACCGGCTGGTCCAGTTCAGCTCGGGGTCGACGGGGCTGCCCAAGGTGATCGGCCGGACGCCCGCGTCGCTGGCGGCCGAGGTCGAGCGGTTCACCCGGCTCGACCGCATGCCCGCGGCCGGCGAACGGGTGCTGCTGCTCAGCTCCACGGCCCACAGCTTCGGCCTGGTCGCCGGGCTGCTGCACTCGCTCGCGGCGGGCGTGGCCCTGGTGTTCACGCCCCGCCTGTCCGCCAAGGACGTCCTGGCCACGGCGGAGAAGCACGACGTGCACGCGATCTTCGGCACGCCGTTCCACTACGAGCTGCTGACCACGGCGAAGTCGGCGCCTGCGCTGCCGTCCCTGCGGGCGGCGGTGTCCGGCGGCGAACTGATGCCCGACGGGGTGGCCGAGGCGTTCCGGGAGCGGTTCGGCGTCGGTCTCGGCGACTCCTACGGCACCACCGAGACCGGGGTGGTCGCGATGGACGTGAGCGGCGACCTCCGCCCCGCGGCGGGCAGACCGGTGCCGGGCATCAGTTTGCGGATCCGCGACGGCGATCTCGAGGTCGCGATGCCCGACGGCACCCCGTACCTGTTCGAGTCCGGGGACCACGCGACGGCCGACGGCCACCCCGTGGAGGACAGGTACGTCGACGGCTGGCTGCGCACCCACGACCGCGCCTCGCAGGACGGGAACGGCGCCGTCCGGCTGCTGGGCCGCAGCGACTCGCTCGTGGTGATCGGCGGGCTGAAGATCGACCTGGTCGAGGTCGAGTCCGTGCTGCGCCAACACCCCCGCGTCACCGACGTGGTGGTGGTCCACGCCGAGTCCATCGAGGCCTACGTGTCCGCGGGCGACGACGGGCCGGGCGCGGGCGAGCTCACCGGCTGGTGCCGCGACCGGCTGGCCGCCTACAAGGTGCCGCGGCTGATCCGGGTGCTGCCCGCGCTCCCCCGCACGTCCAACGGGAAGTTGATCCGGCGCACGCAGACCCTGCGCGCCGCCGTGCCGAAGCCGTCCTGA
- a CDS encoding 2-amino-3,7-dideoxy-D-threo-hept-6-ulosonate synthase: protein MANTGKLFRMRRLSSANDGRHLFVPLDHSVSDGPVVPNDRWHDLLRDLVAGGADAIIVHKGRARTIPPDVLATCALVVHLSAGTSHAADTNAKVLVGEAEDALRLGADAVSVHVNIGSDTEERQLADLGAVATACDAWGLPLIAMAYARGPRITDPHDPVLLAHVVNIAADLGADIVKTSVTLPVHRLAEVVASSPIPVLVAGGPTDGSDVVAHATEVMAAGCAGLAVGRKVFTSTNPASLVARLAAVVHAPNPRADFPRLPTMTTGAR from the coding sequence ATGGCGAATACCGGGAAGCTCTTCCGAATGCGCAGGCTGTCCTCGGCGAACGACGGCAGGCACCTGTTCGTCCCCCTGGACCACAGCGTGTCCGACGGCCCCGTCGTCCCCAACGACCGGTGGCACGACCTGCTGCGCGACCTCGTCGCGGGCGGCGCCGACGCGATCATCGTCCACAAGGGACGGGCGCGCACGATCCCACCGGACGTGCTGGCGACCTGCGCCCTCGTGGTGCACCTCAGCGCGGGCACGTCGCACGCGGCGGACACCAACGCCAAGGTGCTCGTCGGCGAGGCCGAGGACGCGCTGCGGCTCGGCGCGGACGCGGTCAGCGTGCACGTGAACATCGGCTCCGACACCGAGGAGCGCCAACTGGCCGACCTCGGCGCGGTCGCGACGGCGTGCGACGCCTGGGGGCTGCCGCTGATCGCGATGGCCTACGCGCGCGGCCCGCGGATCACCGACCCGCACGACCCCGTGCTGCTGGCGCACGTCGTGAACATCGCCGCGGACCTGGGCGCCGACATCGTCAAGACCTCGGTCACCCTGCCCGTGCACCGGTTGGCGGAGGTCGTCGCCAGCTCCCCGATCCCAGTGCTCGTCGCGGGCGGGCCGACCGACGGCTCCGACGTCGTCGCCCACGCCACCGAGGTGATGGCCGCGGGCTGCGCGGGCCTCGCCGTGGGCCGCAAGGTCTTCACCTCCACCAACCCCGCCTCGCTCGTGGCCCGGCTCGCCGCCGTCGTGCACGCGCCGAACCCGCGGGCCGACTTCCCCCGACTCCCGACGATGACGACAGGTGCCCGATGA
- a CDS encoding 3-dehydroquinate synthase II: MTLAWIDLRTVAPQHVEGVVDAAIHSRLHGLVSDDPAVLATLPPTIAGVLVGADGGEDFGGITTTVVTDQAQLDELVLSSGGDENTAAWVDVHDDRTLQLACAAAVALPYSVVRFADPTKIPLEIVLAAADRAPGSLFTVCGDIEEASIVVDVLERGSEGVMLAPKDATEVFALSRLLEATSPKLELATLIVDRIEHHGLGDRVCVDTCTHFEEDEGILVGSFSTGFLLSCSETHPLPYMPTRPFRVNAGALHSYVLGPDNRTNYLSELHSGSTVLAVDSEGRTRKVVVGRSKLESRPLLSITAHSVDGVEISLTVQDDWHVRLLGPGGKVRNVTELRQGDELLGYLATDQRHVGIPIGEFCKES, encoded by the coding sequence ATGACGCTCGCTTGGATCGACCTCCGCACCGTGGCCCCGCAGCACGTGGAAGGCGTCGTCGACGCCGCGATCCACTCCCGGCTGCACGGCCTCGTGTCCGACGACCCCGCCGTGCTCGCGACGCTGCCCCCGACCATCGCGGGCGTGCTGGTCGGCGCCGACGGCGGTGAGGACTTCGGCGGCATCACCACCACCGTGGTGACCGACCAGGCCCAGCTCGACGAGCTCGTGCTCTCCAGCGGCGGCGACGAGAACACCGCCGCGTGGGTCGACGTGCACGACGACCGCACCCTCCAGCTGGCCTGCGCGGCCGCGGTCGCGCTGCCCTACAGCGTGGTCCGGTTCGCCGACCCGACGAAGATCCCGCTGGAGATCGTGCTGGCGGCGGCCGACCGCGCGCCGGGCAGCCTGTTCACCGTCTGCGGCGACATCGAGGAAGCCTCGATCGTGGTCGACGTGCTCGAACGCGGCTCGGAAGGCGTGATGCTGGCGCCGAAGGACGCCACCGAGGTGTTCGCGCTGAGCAGGCTGCTGGAGGCGACGAGCCCGAAGCTGGAGCTGGCCACGCTGATCGTCGACCGCATCGAGCACCACGGCCTCGGCGACCGGGTGTGCGTCGACACGTGCACGCACTTCGAGGAGGACGAGGGCATCCTGGTGGGGTCGTTCTCCACCGGGTTCCTGCTGTCCTGCAGCGAGACCCACCCGCTGCCGTACATGCCGACCCGGCCGTTCCGGGTCAACGCGGGCGCCCTGCACTCCTACGTGCTCGGCCCGGACAACCGCACGAACTACCTCAGCGAGCTGCACTCCGGCAGCACGGTCCTCGCGGTCGACTCCGAGGGCCGCACGCGCAAGGTCGTGGTCGGCCGCTCCAAGCTGGAGTCCCGGCCGCTGCTGAGCATCACCGCCCACTCGGTGGACGGCGTCGAGATCAGCCTGACCGTGCAGGACGACTGGCACGTCCGGCTGCTCGGCCCCGGCGGCAAGGTCCGCAACGTCACCGAACTCCGGCAGGGCGACGAGCTGCTCGGCTACCTCGCGACCGACCAGCGGCACGTGGGCATCCCGATCGGCGAATTCTGCAAGGAGAGCTGA
- a CDS encoding class I adenylate-forming enzyme family protein — MISKAERAQVLNDGTLGAGNVIHRLKAYGRSMDDAALWTDGTWRAPDGGHPEVLTLGELHAVVEAYASWFHAKGVRPRDPVAVQTRSSTEFAVNFLALTSLGAIPSFVNGNLRPEIAREYIRRQGAVGAVADAEHHPTLAHDDLELGFLVTAEDIAAAGPLPRGYPYSHHATDPIIISHSSGTTGMPKAVPHTHETLLYAQLHRLRLSVGGSMGRLLVALPGSHNAAISVMLFGFLLRSPVKMLSSQRGVDVLDAAEEFKPTTIFAFAGTYGEMAAEDLSARDLASVEAWYNTGDAAHEAHVRELIAQGSHETVSEDFRRVRVPGSVFTDGLGSSETGYSIFHNGHKPGSTAYGRCIGKPISFAEAAVLSEDGEPLPPGVVGRLGVRSPTLTPGYWNDSLTFHRLRLGGYWLTGDLSTRDEDGNFYHLDRAPDAIRTAGGIVFSTRTEELLLAELPALADCTVVGVAPEGVRADWDGDGLADACVLLQVADDGTDDAEWTGLVNEVLRAKGFPTLTRALRMDAADVVKGATGKVLKRLMRERFREQLAGGGR; from the coding sequence ATGATCAGCAAGGCCGAACGCGCGCAGGTGCTGAACGACGGCACACTCGGCGCGGGCAACGTCATCCACCGGCTGAAGGCGTACGGCCGGTCGATGGACGACGCCGCGCTCTGGACCGACGGCACCTGGCGCGCCCCCGACGGCGGCCACCCCGAGGTGCTCACGCTCGGCGAGCTGCACGCCGTCGTGGAGGCCTACGCCTCCTGGTTCCACGCCAAGGGCGTGCGGCCGAGGGACCCGGTGGCCGTCCAGACCCGGTCCAGCACCGAGTTCGCGGTGAACTTCCTGGCGCTGACCTCGCTGGGCGCCATCCCGTCGTTCGTCAACGGCAACCTGCGCCCCGAGATCGCCCGCGAGTACATCCGCCGCCAGGGCGCGGTCGGCGCGGTGGCCGACGCCGAGCACCACCCGACGCTCGCGCACGACGACCTGGAGCTGGGTTTCCTGGTCACCGCCGAGGACATCGCCGCCGCGGGCCCGCTGCCGCGGGGCTACCCGTACTCCCACCACGCGACCGACCCGATCATCATCTCGCACTCATCCGGCACGACGGGCATGCCCAAAGCCGTGCCGCACACCCACGAAACCCTGCTGTACGCCCAGTTGCACCGGTTGCGGCTGTCGGTCGGCGGCTCGATGGGCAGGCTGCTGGTGGCGCTGCCCGGCTCGCACAACGCGGCGATCTCGGTGATGCTGTTCGGCTTCCTGCTGCGCTCGCCGGTGAAGATGCTGTCCAGCCAGCGCGGTGTCGACGTGCTGGACGCGGCCGAGGAGTTCAAGCCCACCACCATCTTCGCGTTCGCGGGCACCTACGGCGAGATGGCCGCCGAGGACCTGTCCGCGCGCGACCTGGCCAGCGTGGAGGCCTGGTACAACACCGGGGACGCGGCGCACGAGGCGCACGTGCGGGAGCTGATCGCGCAGGGCAGCCACGAGACCGTGAGCGAGGACTTCCGGCGCGTCCGGGTGCCGGGCTCGGTGTTCACCGACGGGCTCGGCTCGTCGGAGACCGGGTACTCGATCTTCCACAACGGCCACAAGCCCGGCAGCACCGCCTACGGCCGGTGCATCGGCAAGCCGATCAGCTTCGCCGAGGCCGCGGTGCTGTCCGAGGACGGCGAACCGCTGCCGCCCGGCGTGGTCGGCAGGCTCGGGGTGCGCTCCCCCACCCTCACCCCCGGCTACTGGAACGACTCCCTGACCTTCCACCGGCTGCGGCTGGGCGGGTACTGGCTCACCGGCGACCTGTCGACGCGCGACGAGGACGGCAACTTCTACCACCTCGACCGGGCGCCGGACGCGATCCGCACCGCAGGGGGCATCGTCTTCAGCACCCGCACCGAGGAGCTGCTGCTGGCCGAACTGCCCGCGCTGGCCGACTGCACCGTGGTCGGGGTGGCGCCCGAGGGCGTGCGGGCCGACTGGGACGGCGACGGCCTGGCCGACGCCTGCGTGCTGCTCCAGGTCGCCGACGACGGCACGGACGACGCCGAGTGGACCGGGCTGGTCAACGAGGTGCTGCGCGCCAAGGGTTTCCCGACCCTGACGAGGGCGCTGCGGATGGACGCGGCCGACGTGGTCAAGGGCGCGACCGGCAAGGTGCTCAAGCGGCTCATGCGCGAGCGCTTCCGGGAACAGCTCGCGGGCGGTGGCCGGTGA